A window of Aeromicrobium sp. Root236 contains these coding sequences:
- the fdhD gene encoding formate dehydrogenase accessory sulfurtransferase FdhD, with amino-acid sequence MAGRLTRRTKVTRFAPDGSSTVREDALAVEEPLEIRVGGTSLSVTMRSPGDDFDLVAGFLVSEGVIWSADQLVSMRFCAGTDDNGLQTFNVIDAELSADTPPLDVSLERHVYTSSSCGICGTASIDAVHKAAHFGHLDDASSWTHDLLGTLPDRLREGQKVFDRTGGVHAAGLFDVSGELLCLREDVGRHNAVDKVVGWALREGRLPLAGTVLQVSGRASFELVQKAHMAGIPVLAAVSAPSSLAVEHAESAGMTLLGFSRDGAFNAYAGPHRVT; translated from the coding sequence ATGGCCGGACGGCTGACGAGGCGTACCAAGGTCACCCGGTTCGCGCCGGACGGCTCGTCGACCGTCCGCGAGGACGCCCTCGCGGTCGAGGAGCCGCTCGAGATCCGCGTCGGCGGCACGTCGCTGTCGGTCACGATGCGTTCGCCGGGCGACGACTTCGACCTGGTCGCGGGCTTCCTGGTGTCCGAAGGTGTCATCTGGTCGGCCGACCAGCTCGTCTCGATGCGGTTCTGCGCCGGCACCGACGACAACGGCCTGCAGACGTTCAACGTCATCGACGCCGAGCTGAGCGCCGACACCCCGCCGCTGGACGTCTCGCTCGAGCGCCACGTCTACACCTCGAGCTCGTGCGGCATCTGCGGCACCGCCTCGATCGACGCGGTGCACAAGGCCGCCCACTTCGGGCACCTCGACGACGCGAGCTCGTGGACCCACGACCTGCTCGGCACGCTGCCGGACCGGTTGCGTGAGGGCCAGAAGGTCTTCGACCGCACCGGGGGAGTGCACGCCGCCGGGCTGTTCGACGTGTCGGGCGAGCTGCTGTGCCTGCGCGAGGACGTTGGCCGGCACAACGCGGTCGACAAGGTCGTCGGCTGGGCACTCCGCGAGGGCCGTCTGCCGCTGGCGGGCACGGTGCTGCAGGTGTCCGGCCGGGCGTCGTTCGAGCTCGTGCAGAAGGCCCACATGGCCGGCATCCCCGTGCTCGCGGCGGTCTCGGCGCCGTCCTCGCTCGCGGTGGAGCATGCCGAGTCGGCTGGCATGACGTTGCTGGGCTTCAGCCGCGACGGCGCCTTCAACGCGTACGCCGGGCCGCACCGCGTCACCTGA
- a CDS encoding DinB family protein has protein sequence MDIEPDTKDWTWVLDQACPECGLAAGDVPPAEVAHRVQADLPRWSAVLERADARERPAPSTWSPTEYACHVRDVHVLFAERMRLMLDQDGPHFANWDQDETALADDYASQDPATVATQLVEAGEGMVELLGSIPDDAWDRTGFRSDGSEFTVATLSQYYLHDIVHHLHDVRG, from the coding sequence GTGGACATCGAACCTGACACCAAGGACTGGACCTGGGTCCTCGACCAGGCGTGCCCGGAGTGCGGTCTCGCGGCCGGCGACGTGCCCCCGGCCGAGGTCGCGCACCGGGTGCAGGCCGACCTGCCGCGCTGGTCGGCCGTCCTCGAGCGTGCCGATGCACGCGAGCGTCCCGCGCCCAGCACCTGGTCGCCGACCGAGTACGCCTGCCACGTCCGCGACGTCCACGTCCTGTTCGCCGAGCGGATGCGCCTCATGCTCGACCAGGACGGGCCACACTTCGCCAACTGGGACCAGGACGAGACCGCGCTCGCCGACGACTACGCCTCGCAGGACCCCGCGACCGTCGCGACTCAGCTCGTCGAGGCCGGTGAGGGCATGGTCGAGCTCCTCGGATCGATCCCCGACGACGCCTGGGACCGCACGGGCTTCCGCAGCGACGGCTCGGAGTTCACGGTCGCGACGCTGTCGCAGTACTACCTCCACGACATCGTCCACCACCTCCACGACGTACGAGGCTGA
- the trmB gene encoding tRNA (guanosine(46)-N7)-methyltransferase TrmB: MEPTPYRTEPVSFTRRGGRLTERQQAAWDAMSRTYVLEVPRHGPSTSVDPSYVLDTEQAFGRIAPLVVEIGSGRGEALVQAAADHPELDFLGLEVYVPGVAQTLVTMRHVGVTNVRLMVVNAAEALTTMLAPGSVHELRIFFPDPWHKKRHHKRRLVTPEFARLAARVLEPGGLWRLATDWEDYAEQIRAVVTESPDFDGGEWGPRFEGRPQTRFEGKGLGVGRTIRDVTAVRRVHIG, translated from the coding sequence GTGGAGCCCACGCCGTACCGGACCGAGCCGGTCTCGTTCACCCGACGCGGAGGCCGCCTGACCGAGCGCCAGCAGGCCGCGTGGGACGCGATGTCCCGGACGTACGTGCTGGAGGTCCCGCGCCACGGCCCGAGCACGTCGGTCGACCCGTCGTACGTGCTGGACACGGAGCAGGCGTTCGGGCGCATCGCCCCGCTCGTCGTCGAGATCGGCAGCGGCCGCGGCGAGGCGCTGGTGCAGGCCGCGGCGGACCACCCCGAGCTCGACTTCCTCGGCCTCGAGGTCTACGTGCCCGGCGTCGCACAGACCCTGGTGACGATGCGGCACGTCGGCGTCACGAACGTACGACTGATGGTCGTCAACGCGGCCGAGGCCCTGACCACGATGTTGGCGCCCGGATCGGTCCACGAGCTGCGCATCTTCTTCCCGGATCCGTGGCACAAGAAGCGGCACCACAAGCGCCGGCTCGTGACACCGGAGTTCGCCCGCCTCGCCGCCCGCGTGCTCGAGCCCGGCGGCCTGTGGCGCCTCGCCACCGACTGGGAGGACTACGCCGAGCAGATCCGCGCCGTCGTCACCGAGTCCCCCGACTTCGACGGCGGCGAGTGGGGACCGCGGTTCGAGGGGCGGCCCCAGACGCGGTTCGAGGGCAAGGGTCTCGGTGTCGGGCGTACGATCCGGGACGTCACGGCCGTCCGCCGCGTCCACATAGGATGA
- a CDS encoding GNAT family N-acetyltransferase: MIFSSPDPASDPYFAVTLLRLQKTSYALEAELIGDDRIPPLLEDEVELTAWRGRWLTAWDGVDLVGAIAWWEDDDRIDIEKVMVSPVATRRGIASALLREVLGRASGREIVVATGRANAPAVSLYAKHGFRVEGDEQVPPGIWITRLRRAGQG; the protein is encoded by the coding sequence GTGATCTTCTCGTCGCCGGATCCGGCCAGCGACCCATACTTCGCGGTGACCCTGCTGCGCCTGCAGAAGACCTCGTACGCCCTGGAGGCCGAGCTGATCGGGGACGACCGCATCCCGCCACTGCTGGAGGACGAGGTCGAGCTGACCGCCTGGCGCGGCCGGTGGCTGACCGCGTGGGACGGCGTCGACCTGGTCGGGGCGATCGCGTGGTGGGAGGACGACGACCGCATCGACATCGAGAAGGTCATGGTGAGCCCGGTTGCGACGCGGCGAGGCATTGCAAGCGCGCTGCTCCGTGAGGTGCTCGGGCGCGCGTCGGGTCGCGAGATCGTCGTGGCCACCGGTCGCGCCAACGCCCCGGCCGTGTCGCTCTACGCCAAGCACGGCTTCCGCGTCGAGGGTGACGAGCAGGTGCCGCCCGGCATCTGGATCACGCGGCTGCGGCGGGCCGGACAGGGCTAG
- a CDS encoding DUF6457 domain-containing protein — protein MADMSLDDWVVMVATELGIKELDLDTESVLDLAADAAHAVVRPAAPLTTFLAGLAAGMAGGSESDLKDAIETATALCERIEEESA, from the coding sequence ATGGCTGACATGTCCCTCGACGACTGGGTCGTGATGGTGGCGACCGAGCTCGGCATCAAGGAGCTCGACCTCGACACCGAGTCGGTGCTCGACCTCGCGGCGGACGCGGCACATGCCGTCGTACGCCCGGCCGCGCCCCTCACGACGTTCCTCGCCGGCCTCGCCGCCGGCATGGCGGGAGGGTCCGAGTCCGACCTCAAGGACGCGATCGAGACCGCCACGGCGCTGTGCGAGCGCATCGAGGAGGAGTCCGCGTAG
- a CDS encoding Bax inhibitor-1/YccA family protein, which produces MKSSNPVFARSAEFNGRGGAVASDPSQWQVDLSGSPTHTERGAGRMTIDTVVEKTAMTLGLLTITAAITWFAIGDLVDPTTGEASYGKAATFAAIGAIVGFALAMVNSFKKVVSPPLVLAYAVFEGAFIGAFSKVIAAYVDAPSIVFQAVLGTLVAFAGTLAAYKFFNIQVTDRFRRIVSIAGIAVVGVLLLNMVLSLTGVFDNGGLRGFDTLGLLVSCGLVVLAVFFLILDFDQVERGVEAGLPERESWRAAFGLTVTLVWLYLEILRILAILRGD; this is translated from the coding sequence ATGAAGAGCAGCAATCCCGTCTTCGCCCGCAGCGCCGAGTTCAACGGCCGCGGCGGTGCCGTCGCGAGCGACCCGTCCCAGTGGCAGGTCGACCTGAGCGGATCACCCACGCACACCGAGCGCGGTGCCGGCCGCATGACGATCGACACGGTCGTCGAGAAGACCGCCATGACCTTGGGCCTCCTCACGATCACCGCTGCGATCACCTGGTTCGCGATCGGCGACCTGGTGGACCCGACGACCGGCGAGGCCAGCTACGGCAAGGCCGCGACGTTCGCCGCCATCGGCGCGATCGTCGGCTTCGCACTGGCCATGGTCAACTCGTTCAAGAAGGTCGTGAGCCCGCCGCTCGTGCTGGCCTACGCCGTGTTCGAGGGCGCCTTCATCGGCGCGTTCTCCAAGGTCATCGCCGCCTACGTGGACGCACCGTCGATCGTCTTCCAGGCGGTGCTGGGCACGCTTGTCGCCTTCGCCGGCACCCTGGCGGCCTACAAGTTCTTCAACATCCAGGTCACGGACCGGTTCCGCCGGATCGTGTCGATCGCCGGCATCGCCGTCGTCGGTGTGCTCCTCCTCAACATGGTGCTCAGCCTCACGGGTGTCTTCGACAACGGCGGACTCCGCGGTTTCGACACCCTCGGACTCCTGGTGTCGTGCGGCCTGGTCGTGCTCGCAGTGTTCTTCCTGATCCTCGACTTCGACCAGGTGGAGCGCGGCGTCGAGGCCGGCCTGCCGGAGCGCGAGTCCTGGCGCGCGGCGTTCGGCCTCACGGTCACGCTGGTGTGGCTCTACCTCGAGATCCTGCGCATCCTCGCGATCCTGCGTGGCGACTGA
- a CDS encoding DUF3052 family protein produces MTETTNAEKLRIGDGFVVWIIGASVEETSLLDPLPEGAETIEVRDEDEPENVDAAILVTDDRTALTDDFDEVLPQLGSIPIVWITYPLTGHSDLDEDTLQDLIGDYGWSAVESIALDETWAAMRILQS; encoded by the coding sequence ATGACGGAGACGACGAACGCCGAGAAGCTCAGGATCGGCGACGGGTTCGTCGTGTGGATCATCGGCGCGAGCGTCGAGGAGACGTCGCTGCTGGACCCGTTGCCCGAGGGCGCGGAGACGATCGAGGTCCGCGACGAGGACGAGCCCGAGAACGTCGACGCGGCGATCCTGGTCACCGACGACCGCACGGCGCTGACCGACGACTTCGACGAGGTGCTGCCCCAGCTCGGGTCGATCCCGATCGTGTGGATCACCTATCCCCTCACCGGTCACTCCGACCTCGACGAGGACACGCTGCAGGACCTGATCGGCGACTACGGCTGGTCGGCGGTCGAGAGCATCGCGCTCGACGAGACCTGGGCAGCGATGCGGATCCTCCAGAGCTAG
- a CDS encoding pirin family protein — MTSLDLSLDAREVPLGGVRGITVHRTLPHRGLPTVGPWCFVDHFGPTSEHMNVLPHPHTGLQTVTWPLAGDIRHRDNLGSDVVLKPGELNLMTSGDGVAHSEFSVGDTGGPMHGIQLWVALPNLRRTGAAGFEHHPDLPVADGRNWSAKVLMGELDGAASPATTYSPMVGAELTVRPGGAVVPLRLEFEHAILAVTGEALVGGTEIVHRQMRYLAPGREEVELFVPAETTLLLIGGTPFDEELVMWWNFIGRSHEDIVQARTDWEAQSERFGEVAGHKGQRIPAPPMPELRLKPRRRTVA; from the coding sequence ATGACCTCGCTCGACCTGTCCCTGGATGCGCGGGAGGTTCCGCTCGGCGGGGTCCGCGGCATCACGGTGCACCGCACGCTTCCCCATCGCGGCCTGCCGACGGTCGGCCCGTGGTGCTTCGTCGACCACTTCGGTCCGACCAGTGAGCACATGAACGTGCTCCCGCACCCGCACACGGGGCTGCAGACCGTGACCTGGCCCCTCGCCGGTGACATCCGGCACCGCGACAACCTCGGCAGCGACGTCGTGCTCAAGCCCGGCGAGCTCAACCTCATGACCTCGGGCGACGGCGTCGCACACTCGGAGTTCTCCGTCGGCGACACCGGCGGTCCCATGCACGGGATCCAGCTGTGGGTCGCCCTGCCCAACCTCCGGCGTACGGGCGCGGCGGGCTTCGAGCACCACCCGGACCTGCCGGTCGCCGACGGCAGGAACTGGTCCGCCAAGGTCCTCATGGGCGAGCTCGACGGCGCGGCGTCGCCCGCCACGACGTACTCACCGATGGTCGGCGCGGAGCTGACGGTGCGCCCCGGCGGTGCGGTCGTGCCCCTACGGCTGGAGTTCGAGCACGCGATCCTCGCCGTCACCGGTGAGGCGCTCGTCGGCGGCACCGAGATCGTGCACCGGCAGATGCGCTATCTCGCCCCGGGCCGTGAGGAGGTCGAGCTGTTCGTCCCTGCGGAGACGACGCTCCTGCTGATCGGCGGCACCCCGTTCGACGAGGAGCTCGTGATGTGGTGGAACTTCATCGGCCGGTCGCACGAGGACATCGTGCAGGCGCGGACGGACTGGGAGGCCCAGTCGGAGCGGTTCGGCGAGGTCGCCGGGCACAAGGGGCAGCGCATCCCCGCCCCGCCGATGCCCGAGCTGCGGCTCAAGCCGCGTCGCCGCACCGTCGCCTAG
- a CDS encoding PadR family transcriptional regulator yields the protein MDATQLLKGVLDVAVLAVVEDEDGYGYDVVRRLRAAGLEEVGDASVYGTLRRLYTAGALTSYVVPSEEGPHRKYYGINAQGRAMLDLQRKVWTEFSTTMNNLLTGEAA from the coding sequence ATGGATGCAACCCAGCTGCTCAAGGGCGTGCTCGACGTCGCGGTGCTCGCGGTCGTCGAGGACGAGGACGGATATGGCTACGACGTCGTGCGCAGGTTGCGTGCGGCCGGCCTCGAAGAAGTCGGAGACGCCTCCGTCTACGGAACGCTGCGCCGGCTGTACACCGCCGGCGCCCTCACGTCGTACGTCGTGCCGTCCGAGGAGGGGCCGCACCGCAAGTACTACGGCATCAACGCCCAGGGGAGGGCCATGCTCGATCTCCAGCGCAAGGTCTGGACCGAGTTCTCCACCACGATGAACAACCTGCTCACAGGGGAGGCAGCATGA
- a CDS encoding SGNH/GDSL hydrolase family protein → MPRPRRIAAATLIGGSATLSGFYGFLIGEAILARRAIGTTDDRPPSPDGIYGDDLPGRTIRVLVLGDSAAVGYGVTRADATPSAMIGVGLAHVMDAPVEVQCRAVVGAQTSDLMGQIDLDPDWHPDVAVIVIGTNDVTHRVTPHASARMLGQVVRRLVADDCDVVVGTCPDLGTVQPIHQPLRAVARRLSRALARKQTIATVEAGGRAVSLGDLLGTLFAEKRDVMFGADHFHPSETGYANMVSVLIPAVSASLRQKQTSLAYAGQTRDLVAVADAAAVSVEHPGTQVAPDAGPGGRFASVLRRRRAS, encoded by the coding sequence GTGCCTCGCCCCCGTCGTATCGCTGCCGCCACCCTGATCGGCGGCAGTGCCACACTCTCGGGCTTCTACGGATTCCTCATCGGCGAGGCGATCCTGGCCCGTCGAGCGATCGGCACCACCGACGACCGGCCCCCTTCGCCTGACGGCATCTACGGCGACGACCTCCCGGGACGTACGATCCGGGTGCTCGTGCTGGGCGACTCCGCCGCCGTGGGCTACGGCGTCACCCGCGCCGACGCCACCCCGTCCGCGATGATCGGCGTCGGCCTGGCCCACGTCATGGACGCGCCGGTCGAGGTGCAGTGCCGCGCCGTCGTCGGCGCGCAGACCTCCGACCTCATGGGCCAGATCGACCTCGATCCCGACTGGCACCCCGACGTCGCGGTGATCGTGATCGGCACCAACGACGTGACGCACCGGGTCACGCCACACGCGTCCGCTCGCATGCTGGGCCAGGTCGTCCGCCGCCTCGTCGCCGACGACTGCGACGTCGTCGTCGGCACCTGCCCCGACCTCGGCACCGTGCAGCCGATCCACCAGCCCCTGCGCGCCGTGGCTCGCCGGTTGAGCCGCGCGCTGGCCCGCAAGCAGACCATCGCCACGGTCGAGGCCGGTGGGCGTGCGGTGTCGCTCGGCGACCTGCTCGGCACGTTGTTCGCCGAGAAGCGCGACGTCATGTTCGGCGCCGACCACTTCCATCCGTCGGAGACCGGCTACGCCAACATGGTGTCGGTCCTGATCCCGGCGGTCTCCGCCTCGTTGCGGCAGAAGCAGACCTCGCTGGCCTACGCCGGCCAGACGCGCGACCTCGTCGCGGTCGCAGACGCCGCGGCGGTCTCGGTCGAGCATCCCGGCACCCAGGTCGCGCCCGACGCCGGCCCCGGCGGGCGGTTCGCGTCGGTCCTGCGCCGTCGCCGCGCCTCCTGA
- a CDS encoding molybdenum cofactor guanylyltransferase — MPPTADWDAIVLAGGRGSRLGGVDKAALELDGETLLARTLRAVDGAGRVIVAGDPRPVPKDVVVVQEEPRFSGPAAAIGAAMAEVRAPYVFLAGCDHPFLADAVDLLLDSASGDGVIAIDDGGRRQYLMSVLDSSALRASIAAQPTLVDLSVRALLVPLELMEIPIPVRAALDIDTWHDQEKALAEGNHDG, encoded by the coding sequence ATGCCGCCGACCGCCGACTGGGACGCGATCGTGCTGGCGGGCGGCCGCGGGTCGAGGCTCGGCGGCGTCGACAAGGCAGCGCTCGAGCTCGACGGTGAGACGCTGCTCGCCCGTACGCTCCGCGCTGTCGACGGTGCAGGCCGGGTCATCGTCGCGGGTGACCCGCGACCGGTGCCCAAAGATGTGGTCGTCGTGCAGGAGGAGCCCCGCTTCTCCGGGCCTGCTGCAGCGATCGGTGCGGCGATGGCCGAGGTGCGTGCGCCCTACGTCTTCCTGGCCGGCTGCGACCACCCGTTCCTCGCCGACGCGGTCGACCTGCTCCTCGACTCGGCGTCCGGCGACGGGGTCATCGCGATCGACGACGGCGGCCGGCGGCAGTACCTCATGAGCGTCCTCGACTCGTCGGCGTTGCGGGCCTCGATCGCCGCCCAGCCGACGTTGGTCGACCTGTCCGTACGCGCTCTGCTGGTGCCGCTGGAGCTGATGGAGATCCCGATCCCCGTACGTGCGGCACTCGACATCGACACGTGGCACGATCAGGAGAAGGCGCTGGCAGAAGGGAACCACGATGGCTGA
- a CDS encoding SGNH/GDSL hydrolase family protein has product MFSRYVAIGDSLTEGLGDDPWPGDVPRGWADRVAQHLTDQAGRPVHYANLAVRGQKAAQVRATQLPAALAAEPDLVTVTAGMNDLMRPKVDIDTVGADLDHMAQRLTDQGIVTVLVPLPDMTGLLPIGARLKGRVDALNGTLTDVAARRGAILAPLPPRDVFGLPEAWSSDRLHLSPLGHTRFALAMLHTLGLPTESAWDEPLVPGPKPAPVRRVVGELQWWAGFAGPWIGRRLRGRSSGDGRTGKRLALEPWTIAE; this is encoded by the coding sequence ATGTTCAGCCGGTACGTCGCCATCGGCGACAGCCTCACCGAGGGCCTCGGCGACGATCCGTGGCCGGGCGACGTTCCCCGTGGCTGGGCCGACCGGGTCGCGCAGCACCTCACGGACCAGGCCGGTCGCCCCGTCCACTACGCCAATCTCGCGGTCCGTGGGCAGAAGGCTGCGCAGGTGCGGGCCACCCAGCTGCCGGCGGCACTGGCTGCCGAGCCCGACCTGGTCACCGTCACCGCGGGCATGAACGACCTGATGCGGCCCAAGGTCGACATCGACACCGTCGGAGCCGATCTCGACCACATGGCTCAGCGGCTGACCGACCAAGGGATCGTCACGGTCCTCGTCCCGCTCCCGGACATGACCGGGCTGCTGCCGATCGGTGCGAGGCTCAAGGGGCGGGTGGACGCCCTCAACGGCACGCTTACCGACGTCGCGGCGCGACGGGGAGCCATCCTGGCCCCGCTCCCGCCGCGAGACGTGTTCGGGCTCCCGGAGGCGTGGAGCAGCGACCGTCTCCACCTCTCGCCGCTGGGTCACACGCGGTTCGCGCTGGCCATGCTGCACACGCTCGGTCTGCCGACCGAGTCCGCCTGGGACGAGCCGCTGGTGCCCGGCCCGAAACCGGCGCCCGTCCGCCGGGTCGTCGGTGAGCTGCAGTGGTGGGCCGGGTTCGCGGGTCCGTGGATCGGCCGGCGCCTGAGGGGCCGCTCGTCCGGGGACGGCCGCACCGGCAAGCGCCTGGCCCTCGAGCCGTGGACGATCGCCGAATAG
- a CDS encoding tyrosine-protein phosphatase gives MREFVPNLRDVGGVETADGKLVQRGRVLRSAMPSHKDIAPDGIVWPPSLVIDLRSANESEPIHPLARSGARIVNLPLLSALRPGTAPAESLAGLYLLMLDHASMYLVELVREVGTARGATLIHCAAGKDRTGVSVAMLLRLVGVEREHVVADFLETQHAEQAISSRLRKLPGRHHRAALPPEFLAVPVEAIEGVLDLWDSHDGGIEGWFIDIGGSEDLVEQLRRTLLT, from the coding sequence GTGCGCGAATTCGTCCCCAACCTTCGAGATGTGGGCGGAGTCGAGACGGCCGACGGCAAGCTGGTCCAGCGGGGCCGGGTGCTGCGGAGCGCGATGCCGTCCCACAAGGACATCGCGCCCGACGGCATCGTCTGGCCCCCCTCGCTGGTGATCGACCTGCGATCGGCCAACGAGTCCGAGCCCATCCACCCGCTCGCCCGGTCGGGCGCGCGCATCGTCAACCTGCCGTTGCTCAGCGCCCTCCGTCCCGGCACCGCACCCGCCGAGAGCCTGGCGGGCCTCTACCTGTTGATGCTCGACCACGCGTCGATGTACCTGGTGGAGCTCGTGCGCGAGGTCGGCACCGCCCGCGGAGCGACCCTGATCCACTGCGCCGCCGGCAAGGACCGCACCGGTGTCTCGGTCGCGATGCTGCTGCGCCTCGTCGGTGTCGAGCGTGAGCACGTCGTCGCCGACTTCCTCGAGACCCAGCACGCCGAGCAGGCCATCTCCTCGCGGCTCCGCAAGCTGCCGGGTCGTCATCACCGGGCCGCCCTGCCGCCGGAGTTCCTCGCCGTGCCGGTCGAGGCGATCGAAGGTGTGCTCGACCTCTGGGACTCGCACGACGGCGGCATCGAGGGCTGGTTCATCGACATCGGTGGCAGCGAGGACCTGGTCGAGCAGCTGAGACGTACGCTTCTCACATGA